In the Paenibacillus sp. FSL R7-0337 genome, ATCAAGTTATACTAATTCCAACAGATCCATTTCAATAACCGGCTGGAATGCTGGCGCCGATACTAAGTATTGGACGCTGGCTTTTTCTGCTGCCGGATATGAGAATCTAAAGCTATCCTTCAATTCTTACGGCTCGGGCACCGGCCCGAGAGATTTCAAGCTGCAATACAGCATGGACAACATTCATTTCACAGATATTCAGGAGGGGGCTTATTCCAATGCTTCCTCCTATTCGGCAACCCCGACCAAGTCCAATCTGCCGCTGCCTGCAGCTATTGACGACAACGCGGCAGTAACCTTGCGCTTTCTGCAGACAAGCAATCTGTCGATCCGTGCTGGCACGGCAAGTTATTCCGCTGCCGAGGAAGTGGCAGCTGGAGGAACTTCCCGCTTGTTCAACATCTTCATCACAGGGGAGCAAAAAGCCGATTCCGATATTGTAGCGGCAGTTACGGCTGCTCCGGGTCAAGATTCAGAGGTTCCCGCGGGAAGCAAGGTGGAGTTATCCACTCTTACTGCAGGGGCAAGTCTGGAATACAGCCTGAACGGCGGAGCCTTGCAGACAATAGACGCTTCAACCGGTTCAGTGGTGATCGATGCTTTTAACCAGCCGGGCAATACGGCAGTCCTGAAGGCTAGAGCCTTGAAGAATACGAATAGCAGTGTTGAAAGAACGTTCACCTACACTCAGGCACAGACCAGACCGGTGTCTGCCAGCAGAACGGGAGCCATTCCCTCCGGCAGTACTATTGAACTGACCACACCAACGGAAGGAGCGGCCATCAGCTATATTTTGACCCGGAAAGCAGGCATGCCGGAAGAGATTGTAGATGCAAAGGCAGCTTACAGCGCTCCAGTTACGTTAACAGCGGACATGCTTCCAGCCAAGATTGAAGCCTCGGCAGTAATGGAAGGATATAAGGATAGTGTTCCAGCAACGTACAACTATACACTTAAGGATGGCGGTACGGCGGCCAAGGTGTATTTTGGACAGCTCCATGGACATACCGTGCAGTCAGACGGCTCTGGCACGATGGAAGAGGCTTATGCTTATGCTAGAGATGTGGCCAAGCTGGATTTCTTTGCGCTCACTGACCACTCCAATTATTTCGATACCTCAAGTAGTCCTGTTGAGTATGAGGCAAGTGTTGCCAATACTAAATGGCAGCAGGGACAATCAGCAGCGGCTGCGGCGGCAACGCCGGATTTTGTTCCGTTTTACGGGTATGAGATGACCTGGGCCGGCGGCCCCGGGCATATCAATACTTTTAATACAGAGGGCTTCGTCAGCAGAAATAATAAAACCTACGCTTCTGGTGTCTCAGGCATGACCAACTACTACAAACTGCTTAAGAATATTCCCGGCTCCATTGGACAGTTCAACCACCCGGGACCAACCTTTGGAGATTTCAATACCTTCTCCAATTACGATCCTGAACTGAACCGGCATATGACGCTAATAGAAGTAGGTAATGGCGAAGGGGCTGTGAACTCCGGCGGATATTTCCGCTCCTACGAATATTACAATAATGCGCTGGATAAAGGCTGGCATCTCGCACCGACCAACAATCAGGATAATCACAAGGGGCGCTGGGGTAACTCCAATACTGCCAGAACGGCTATTGTGACCGATGATCTCAGCAAGGAAGGCGTATATTCCGCTCTCCGTGAGCTGCGTGTGTATGCCACTGAAGATGAGAATCTGGAGATTAAATACACGGCTAACGGGGAACCGCTGGGATCAAGTCTGCCGGCAGGTATCTCTAAGCTGGATATCAATGTAGATCTGCTGGACCCGGATGTCACTGATCAGATTGGTCAGGTATCGGTGATCAGCAGGGGCGGTGAAGAATCGAATATCCAGAATATCACGGCTAACCAGGCAAATTACGCTGTGACAATCGATAATCCGTCTAGCGGCTACTATTATATTCGTGTGGTACAAGCAGATGGCAACATCGCTGTAACAGCACCTGTATGGGTCGGCGAGGTAGAGAAGGCCGGAATTACTGCGGTGACCTCTTCGGTCAGCATGCCGGTAACCGGTGAATCGCTGGAGCTATCCACCGAGCTGTTTAACAATGAGGCTTCTGCGGCAACCATTCAATCGATTGATTACAGCATGGATGGTGTTAGTATTGCGGCCAAAACCCTTAATGCGCCAATCGCATCACTTGGTACATTAAAAGACAGTATCACGTACACGCCATCATTACCGGGCAGCGCGGTTGTGGTAGTTACGGCAAATGCAGTCGTGAATGGAATTAGCCGGACGTTTACCGGCTCCCTGGAATTGAATGTCAGAGATGCTGCGAAGCTCGTCAATATTGGAGTGGACGCATCGCATCTTAATGATTATGTGGCCGGGAACTATGCGAATAGCATGACTAATTTCGCCAAGCTGGCGGAGACCTATGATATCCGTCTAGTAGACATTAAGGGCGGCCTTAAGCCGGAGAACCTGGATGGTCTGAAGGCATTGATTCTAACTCCGCCGAACCGAAAAGCTTCCCTCGGTGCGCTTGGTGAATATACGCAGGATGAAATTGCTGCGGTAAAGGCTTTTGCAGATAACGGTCATACTGTTATTGTCACTGGACTGGCTGATTATAACGACGCCAAAGGTGATCCGGCTCATCACGCGGCGTACCAGCAGAATCTGATTCTGGAGGCACTCGGCGGGAAGGCCCGGCTTGTAGATGATGAATTGATCGACAATACGAATTTCGTGCCTAGCCAGAATTTCCGGCTCCGGTTCAAGAATTACAACATGGATAGCCCATATACGTATGGCGTTAATCCGGCGCAGGAATATAGCTTCTACAGCGGTTCCTCGATCTTTGTACCTGAAGCGGATAAGGCGGCGGTGAGTCCTATCGTGATTTCTCATGCCACTTCGGAGAGCCTGGATTCAGATCAGGACGGTCTGGGCGGTGAAGGGAATCCGGTGGTTAAGGGCAATATTCCGGCTCTGACGGTAGAAACACTGGACAAGGGGGCCAAGCTATTTGTGGCTGGTTCCGTGTTCATGTCCAATTTCGAAGTGCAGGCAACGCTGGATAATGCTGCGGATCTTGGCTATAGCAACTACAATATCTCTCAGAATATTCTGAAGGAGATCGCACCCCGAACAGTAACACCTATTGCTGAAGTCCAGGCGGCAGCCACAGGGACGAAGTTCACCATTCAAGGCACGGTGACTTCGAGCGCAAGCGGATATGATCAGAGCACGGCATTCTTTGATTCGATCTATGTACAGGATGCTACAGCCGGTATTAACCTGTTCCCGGTCTCGGGTAATTTTCGCGCAGGACAGAAGGTGGAGGTTACCGGAACCGTAGGCGGATATCAGGGAGAGAAGCAGCTTACAGTAACAGAAATACAGATCATTGACAGCAGCATTCATGAGCTTGTCCCGGCCCGGGTCTCTACAGCGGCAGCAATAGCGGATTCTACCCGGGGCAGTCTTGTACAGGTAGAGGGTACTGTGAAGGCTGTAAATCTCGACAGTGGAAAAGTAGGGGCAATCATCGTGAATGACGGCTCCGGGGACGTAAGAGTATTTATAGACGGATACATTACCCCTGACATACAGCTTGAAACGATTCAGCCGGGAGAGCGAATCTCTGCCATCGGCCTGTCTTCAGTGGATACGGTCGGTAAGCGAATCCGTGTGCGGGACAGAAATGAGATCAAACGGCTTAGCGGATCGGTGATGCACAAAATCGGCAGCTA is a window encoding:
- a CDS encoding choice-of-anchor I family protein yields the protein MNINSSKRILSAIMAAIMLLMTLPVSTFVNAAATPVSVAEWDFADHPDATKTLTRFPATGGLAAASTVTLSTYMGENGIGGEISSYTNSNRSISITGWNAGADTKYWTLAFSAAGYENLKLSFNSYGSGTGPRDFKLQYSMDNIHFTDIQEGAYSNASSYSATPTKSNLPLPAAIDDNAAVTLRFLQTSNLSIRAGTASYSAAEEVAAGGTSRLFNIFITGEQKADSDIVAAVTAAPGQDSEVPAGSKVELSTLTAGASLEYSLNGGALQTIDASTGSVVIDAFNQPGNTAVLKARALKNTNSSVERTFTYTQAQTRPVSASRTGAIPSGSTIELTTPTEGAAISYILTRKAGMPEEIVDAKAAYSAPVTLTADMLPAKIEASAVMEGYKDSVPATYNYTLKDGGTAAKVYFGQLHGHTVQSDGSGTMEEAYAYARDVAKLDFFALTDHSNYFDTSSSPVEYEASVANTKWQQGQSAAAAAATPDFVPFYGYEMTWAGGPGHINTFNTEGFVSRNNKTYASGVSGMTNYYKLLKNIPGSIGQFNHPGPTFGDFNTFSNYDPELNRHMTLIEVGNGEGAVNSGGYFRSYEYYNNALDKGWHLAPTNNQDNHKGRWGNSNTARTAIVTDDLSKEGVYSALRELRVYATEDENLEIKYTANGEPLGSSLPAGISKLDINVDLLDPDVTDQIGQVSVISRGGEESNIQNITANQANYAVTIDNPSSGYYYIRVVQADGNIAVTAPVWVGEVEKAGITAVTSSVSMPVTGESLELSTELFNNEASAATIQSIDYSMDGVSIAAKTLNAPIASLGTLKDSITYTPSLPGSAVVVVTANAVVNGISRTFTGSLELNVRDAAKLVNIGVDASHLNDYVAGNYANSMTNFAKLAETYDIRLVDIKGGLKPENLDGLKALILTPPNRKASLGALGEYTQDEIAAVKAFADNGHTVIVTGLADYNDAKGDPAHHAAYQQNLILEALGGKARLVDDELIDNTNFVPSQNFRLRFKNYNMDSPYTYGVNPAQEYSFYSGSSIFVPEADKAAVSPIVISHATSESLDSDQDGLGGEGNPVVKGNIPALTVETLDKGAKLFVAGSVFMSNFEVQATLDNAADLGYSNYNISQNILKEIAPRTVTPIAEVQAAATGTKFTIQGTVTSSASGYDQSTAFFDSIYVQDATAGINLFPVSGNFRAGQKVEVTGTVGGYQGEKQLTVTEIQIIDSSIHELVPARVSTAAAIADSTRGSLVQVEGTVKAVNLDSGKVGAIIVNDGSGDVRVFIDGYITPDIQLETIQPGERISAIGLSSVDTVGKRIRVRDRNEIKRLSGSVMHKIGSYSTGFSDLEGGVAEIVKYNSDNQKFYLVNGKEKSIDIVSLKTLVPGQDNLLTLEKRIDVSKMIDGFSFGDITSVDISTTLDTVAIAVQEADYSKAGAVLLLDYNGKYQTHYMTGVQPDMVTFTPDNKYLLTADEGEPRQGYKEPAVDPKGSVTVIHLQEHTVKIVDFTSFDSTEARNALLADNVILKKQTAPSVDLEPEYAAVSADSKRAFISLQEANAIAALDIEQGVFTSIKGLGFKDHSVSGNGLDMRRDGKIQIQPEPNVYGMYNPDGITTYTAGGKTYILTANEGDSRDWNGYTNEKDIKLGKGQDGNADKDIKLTTFDPSDYEVGAGGTGFVSGKTYLFGARSFSIWDADNMSLLYDSGADFEQITARLLPQYFNWSNDDFVFEKRSAKKGPEPEDVKVGIVDGKPYAFIGLERVGGNMMYDISEVNAPVFYDYLNTRDFEHSVDQSGSKPAYRVAGDVSPEGQTFIAADQSPTRYPLLLVANEVSGTVSVIEIPRGYYTPPVVEPTPTATPTTKPTPTPTTKPDIPAVTPTIKPETPTATPAATLTPDQVFVPVKTITPTSAPTATPLAVQTIITDTVAVLAPSQNAQTQEASFKLTAEAAAKLLDNAAMSDKAGKRTVVELRGEAVKEARKLTVELGSEFVSRLSSGTQAELKINTGFAIITLSHSVLDAISKAAKGETLRISVELSSVNIAGSSVQARVGGRPVYDFTIGDGTSAITSFGGERVHVQIPYTQAAGENANGLAAYYIDNNGVAIPVTSRYNTAAKTVEFKTSHFSKFAVGYYSAGFSDIVDHWAKDSIDFAAARGWFTGLSNHKFAPDQTLTRGMIATVLGKMEGAEPSGAASFTDVAGNKYYSPYIAWAAANGIVQGTGNKRFAPDQAVSREELAVLIRNYLNYMKLKPEQTAGAVKFTDDKSISSWAASAVTDIQSFGFISGKPGNQFDPKGTATRAEVTAVLKRLNDSSFAD